TGCCAAGCCTCCAGCAAAGCGTCCGCAATGCCGCAGCCGATCTCGCGCGACCGGCGGTCGCCGGCGTCCGAACCGGCGGCGTGGCGGTTCCTGGTCGACAGATCGCCGCACGGGCCGCAGAGCGTTACGCCCACCCCGCCAAGCGTCTCTTCCAGTCGCCGACGCAGATAGCCCGGCCAGTCGAAGTGGTACCACAGGTCCTTCGGGTCGCCTCGGCCGAGGTCCCACGTGCAGTTGGCAAACACGTCCGCATGGGCGGCGAAACGGGCCAGGGTGCCGAGGACCTTTCCGCCGTCGCGCTGCCGCAACACCACGATCACCCCTTGCGGATCGGCTGGGCGGTCGAAGTAGATCGGCTTCTCGAACGCGGGCAGCTCCGGCTTGTAGCCGCACATCAGCATCAGCCCGGCGTCCTGCGTGAACGGCCGGCCGGCTTCGTCGAACTCCAAGCCGTGCCAGACCGTCACCATGCCCAGTCCGGGAACGTACTGCTCGCGGTTGAGGTTGAACCGATCGCCCAGATCGATCACCGCGAAAGAGACCTCAGCCTCGCACGCCCCGGCGATCGCCTCTTGGATGGCGGGCAGGCACGCTTCGACCAGCCGGTCGACTGGCTCGCCGTCGAGCTCCAGCGCGATCGGCGCCGAGTGATTCTGCAGCTCGTGCACCCAGATGCACTCGACCGGAATGCCCGTGGCCTCCGCGATCGCTTCGCGCCACGCCCGGCTGCTGCGGCGGAACATGTACGAAAAATCGAACGCCGCGATCAGCCACCGCCGCTCGCCCTCCGCCACGTAGACGAACCGCCCCTCGATATCCGTCTTGAACGGCCGCGTCGCCGCCCAAACGCCGTTGACCGCCGCTTTCGCCAACCCGCAAACCGCCATCGCGCGACTCCTGCTTCCCAAATCCTCCAAACCGCGAGATTCTACCCCTACTCCCCATCCTGTCCAGCCTTACCCGAAAATTAAACTTTCAAGACCTGACCCCATGGGGTCAGGTCTTGAAAGTTTAATTTTCGGGCGGACCGGCGATCAGTTGGCGGGCGATGCGGGTTGCGTGGCGGCGGTTGGGGTGGTTAGTTGTTTCCGCGGTGGGCGGGCTTGTTTGAAGAGGCGTTTTTTCTGCTCAGCGGTCAGCAGGGCTGTCTCGCGGTGGTTGTCCTTGAAGGTGTACCAGACCCATTTGGGGAAGCGCGGGTCGTCCGCGTCGGCTTGGGCCATGTCGGCCTTGTCGAACCGCAGGAGCTGGTAGACCCAGAAGTTGTGGTCGCGGCCGTCGCGGGTCTTTTCGTCGCCGCTGTGGATCAGGCCGCTGTGGATGAAGTAGCATGGGCCGCCCTTCTTGAGGCGGATGAGGTCTTCGGGACTGAAATCGAAGGTGTAGTAGCTATGAGGCTCATAGCGCGTTTCGCGGGAGACAAGGAACGTCACGACCGAGCCGCAGCCCGCCAGGCCGCCTCCTCCCGACATGATGTTCACGAGGAAGTCAGGTCGCTTGTCCCGATTGAGGTCGGCGCTGTAGACGGTGTAGAGGCAGGTGGTCATCTCGTTGACGGTGGGGAGCGACAAGGCTGCTCCGTGGCGGTCGAGGACGGTGATCTCCCAGCCGCCGAGGTCGGGCTCATCGACGACGCGCAGCCTCACGACGGGCGATCCGCCGGTCCTGGATTCGGCAAGGAAGACGATGCTTGGGTATCCCTTCTTGTCGCCGGACAGATACCGGTCCGCGATAACGGGGCACCTGCGAAGCGGAACCTTGCGAGGCATCTCGCCCTGGTCGAACGGACCGTACTCAGCCGGGTAGCCGCAAACGCGCGTCGCAAAGGCGATCAATAAAACCAACGCCAAAAAGCATCGGCGCGCCGAATGACGTGCGTCTGCGTTCCGATCGGTCATCGGGAATTCTCCTTTGCGTTATTCCACCGGCGGAATCGACGTCGGACGCCCGAACATGCGATTCTGCGTGTCCAAACCGGCGGCATAGGCTGCGCTGAGAAACGCGTCGGTGTCCTGGTGCCTGGAGTGCTGCATCATGACCTCCATGAGCACCGGTCCGCGGTATTCGGCTTGCCTCAGTGCGTTGCACATTTCCGGCCAGTCGATGAAGCCTTCGCCGGGGATCACGTGGTCCACGTGCGGCCGGATGCGATCGGAGAGGTGGACCATGAAGATGCGCCCGGCGAACTCGTCGATCAGGTCGAACGGCCGCGGACCGTCGATCTGGTCGTGCGACGAGTCGTAGCAGAGGCCGAAGCGCGCCGGATCGAGTCGATGCAGGGCGCGTCGGGCCAGTTCCGTGGCCGGACCCGGCAGGACGTTTTCGATCGCCAGCCGCACACCGCAGCCGTCGAGAACGGGAGCCAGCGCGTGGCACGCGGCGAGGACGGCGTCGAGCCGACGATCGACATCGTCCGAACCGCAGGCAAACGGCCCGGCGTGGGCCACCACGAATCGGGCGCCGAAGTCCGCCGCCGCCTCGATCGCCGTTCGCACGTCGCGCGCCGCATCGGCGCCGTCAAGCGGCGGAGCGTGCAGACTGGCGACGCCCAACGAGCACTCCGCCAGTTGGCTTTTGATCCGCCTCCTCGCCGCGCGGTCCGGATAGCCGGAATGGCCAACCCTGCCGCCGAGGGACACGGACGAAAACCCGGCCTGGGCGACGCACGGGATCTGCCGGTCCAGCGGCATCTGGTATTGGAACGACGTGGCAATCGAAATGTCCGTTTGTCTGGTCACTGCTCATCCACCAAGTCACTTGGGTCTGTCGTTACGAGCACCCGCCTATTGTCACTGCGGAACCTCCTACCGTCCAGTGCGGGCGGGCAAGGCTATGGAGTTGTCAAGCGTCGAGGCGGGCCGACGCGCGGGGGTGGAGGTTCCCGCCTGTTAAAGAGGCCACAGGTTTTCGGGAAATGCAAACGCGATTTTTGGGGCGGGGGCAGGAGGGCGGACAGGGATTTGCTCAGGGATTTGCGGGGCGTGCAGGAGTGTCCTGGGAAGGCGTTGACGGCTGGGGCGGATACTCTACGGCGCGGCTGTGCGTGGGGACGGGATCGGCGGTGGGCCATTGGAGGTCGAGGGTGAGGCGTTCGGCTGAGGTGTCGGTCTCGGCGAGGTCGAGGCGGCCGCTGCAGAGTTTTTCGATGAGCCGGCGGGCAAGGAAGAGGCCGAGGGTCGGCCCCTGGATCCTGGCGGGGTGGAAGAGGCGTTCGCGGAGTTCGGCGGGCTCGGGCAGAGGGTGGCGGGCGAGGAAGGAAACGCGGAAACAGAGGGTTGGCGCGGGGTCGTGGTTCTGGGAGAAGATCGCGATTTGCAGGGGCGATCGGCCGTGGATCATGGCGTAGTGCACCAACTGGTAGAGGGCGAAACGGACGCCCACGGGTTCGTGGGACGGGCGAACGGCGGGCAGCGTGGGGATGGGTTGGTTGTCGGGCCGTTCGCAGCGGAATTCGCCGATGCGCCTGGACCACTGGGGGTCGTGCCGGCCGGGACGGGAGAGGAGGTGCTGTCGGACGTCGGCGAGGGCCTCGTCAATCCATCGCGGAAGGTCGCTGCATTCGACTGCAATGGGAGCGGAACCCGGTCGGGCGGCCCGAAGGGCCTCGAAGAACCGCTGGATTTCCCGGAGACGTGGGCTCCGCTGGGCGTAGCGGTCGATTTTTTCGGCGATGCGGTCAAGGGCGGGGTCGGGCCGACCGTCGCGCCAGGCCGCGGCGAGGAGGTCGACGTCGTCGGCGATGGCGGTCAGCGGGTGGGTCCAGCGCATCAGGACCTGCCCGATGACGAAGAGGATCGCGGCGGTCAGGGCCAGAAGCAGGATCGGGAGCGACGGGACGGTTCGGGGCAATCCGCCGGCAAGAAGCCCGTGGACGAGGATGATGAGGGCGGCGGCGGACCAGGCGAGTGCGACGCGGCCGAGTTCCTTAGCGGTGATTCGGGAGCGCGAGACGCTGCGCAGCGGGTGGGCAAGCCACGACAGGAGGTTCGACGAGGGAAGGACCTGTGGGACGGCCAGCGACCAGTTCAGATGCTCGTTTCCGAAGCGGTCGGCGAGGATCCGTTCCTCGTCGCGCAGGGCCGGTGCGTAGGCCCAGAAGAACAGGAAGGGGTAGAGAAAGACCAGGACGATGTTGCCGCTGAGCAGGCAGAGGGCGGCGTCGACGAGGAAGTTGGCCAGATAGTAGGGGTGTCGGACCAGGCTGTAGACGCCGTCGGTGCAGAGCACCTCGTTACGGACGAGGGTTGCCTTGGTCAGGATTCGCAGCAGGCTGGCGGCGGCGAGGACGATGAGGGCCGTTGCGATGAGCCAGGCCGGCGCGGGGAAGAACGGGGCCGAGCCCGCGGCCAGCAGGATGACCACGTCTCGCAGGTTGCCACGGTGCAGCGAGTTTTGTTTCACAGGCACAATCCATACGACAGCAAGCCGGTTGTTCGGAAGTCCGCAGATATCCAAGCCCCGCCTATCCGTTTTACGGCAATGCAGTTATTGTATCATGTTGCCGACCGATTGCACGTGATTTTTTCGCGGAGTCGCGGATGGAAGGGGGTGGCGCTGTGGTGGCGGAAAGGGCCCCACGCCCCGGCGGTCGCGGCTCTCTGAAGGCGATGGGCGGCAATGGGTTGTGGTTCAGCGGCGGTTTTTGTCGGCGACGTGTCGGATGATGTCGGCTGCGAGTTGGCAGTGGTCGGGGGTGTATTTTTCGCAGAAGGTGGCCCATCGGATGAAGGTGTCGAGGAATTTGGCGGCGGTCGGGCAGGTGTCGGGGCCGTAGTGGTAGCGTCGGGAGGCGGGCGGCATGGAGTAGGGATAGGTTTTCTCGGCTGCGGCTTTCTGAAGGAAGGTGAGGGCGGCGCGCATCAGGTAGTAGCGTCCGGTGCCGATGGCGGGGATGTCGGCGGCGCACTGTTCGGCGAACTGGTCGGTGGTGCAGGTGAAGGCGTGGGGGTCGATGGAGAAGCCGGCCATCCAGCAGGAGTAGACGTCGAGGTAGTCGGGGATCGGCAGGGGGGTGATGCCCGGGATCTCGGCGAGGAGGTTGGTGAGGAGGCGGATCATCTGGTCGCGCTGGGCGACGTTTTCGGGGGCGATTTCGAGCTGGGCCAGGCAGATGGCGGCGGTGCAGGCGGGCATGCGGTAGGCGTATCCGGCGGCGATGTGCTTTCGTCCGAAGCCCGGTTCGGCGGCGGCGCCGCGACTCTGGCCGATGAAGCGGATTCGTTCGGCGAGTTCGTCGTCGTTGGTGATCAGGCATCCTCCGACGTCGGAGCCCATGGTTTTTTCCGAGTCGAAGGAGAATCCGGCGGCGTGGGACATGGTTCCGGCGAGTCGGCCCTTGTAGCGGCCGAAGACGGATTGGCAGGCGTCTTCGTAGACGATCAGGCTGTGTTTGGCGGCCAGTTCGTTGATCGGGTCCATGTCGCAGATGATGCCGGTCTTGTGGACGACGAGGATGGCGCGGGTGCGGTTGGTGATGCAGGGTGCGATGGTTTCGGCGCTGAAGTTGACGGTGTTGGGCGCGGTGTCGGGGAAGACGGGGATCAGGTGCTCCTTGACCAGGCCCATGATGGTGCCGTAGTCGGTGACGGGCGAGACGATGACCTCGTCGCCGGGATCGAAGCCGAGGGCGGCGGCCAGGACGTGGAGGGCGGGTGTGCAGCCGGGGGTGGCGATGCAGTGTTTGACGCCCATCGCCTGGGCGAAGGCCTTTTCAAAGCGGCCCATCATATCGACGATCAGGCCGCTTTCGACGACTTCCTGGACGTATCTGGCGGCGTTTGGGCCCATGATGCGGGGGAAGGGGTTGGGCAGCGAGCCCTTGAGGCTGGTATAGGCGGCGGCGCCGTAGGCGGCACGGTCGAGCTTCTTGGCTGAGGTCATCGGGAGTTCCTTTCGTTGAGGATGTAACGGACGACTTCGTTGGGTTCGGCGAGCCAGACGTCATCGCCGCCGACCCGGCGGACGGTTTCGAATCGCTGATCGAGTTGTTCGGTGGTGCAGTCCTTGGCGGGATGGATGGGCTGGCCGGGGGTTGGGCAGTGGCAGTAGTCGATGATCCAGCCGCCGGCGTCGGCGGCTTGGTGGAGTCGCTTGTAGGGATCGAAGGCCGAGTGGAAGGGCGGGGGATACTGGGTGTGGAGGGGGCAACGGGCGAGGCGGAGCAGGTCGGTCTGAGCGGTGTTGATGTCGTCGTAGATGGTGAGGTTGGCGAGGTAGCCGGCGTCGGCGGCGTGTTGGTGGACGATGGGCTGGTGGCTGTTGTCGCCGGGCAGGCAGAAGGTGGTCACGGGCATGCCGAGTTGTTTCTCCAACAGCGTGCGGCTCTCGTAGAGTTCGAATTGGACGTTGTCTTGGGTGATCAGGGCGTGGGTCATGCCGTGGCAGGAGACGCCCCATCCCTCGTCGCGGAGCTGTCGGATTTGTTCGGCTGAGAGGATCATCATGCCGTTGTAGCTGCTGCCGGGGACGTTTCGCGGGACGCCGATCTGCGAGGCGACGAGGGCCACGTGGCCGGGAATGCCGTATCGCCGGTGAAGCGGGACGGCGTGCTTGAGCAGGTCGGCGCAGCCTTCATCGTAGGTGATCGAGTAGACCCACTGTTTTCCGTTTTTCCAGGTCATCGCTGGGATTCCATCCAGGGTTCGTTGAATTCGGTGCTATCTCCCATGTTATCCGTTGCCGAGGGTTTGTCGCTGGACAAAACGATGAAAGGCGTGCACAATCCTACGGTCGAGGCGGAGGGGTCGGCCGGTTCGGCGTGCCCGCCAACCGCGTCGAACGGGCGCTTTGGGGGCGATTGGCGCGGTTCGTCAGGGTCGCTCGGATCATGCACGATGGCCGTATCGGGAGGGGGGCAGTTTGCCGTTGTGGGGGCGGGGCGGATAGACGAGAATATCGGGCATAGGATTTATGGCGGCCGTGGAGGGTTCACGGGCGGCGAGCGACCTGAATCGGGAGATCACATGACGACGCTGGAACATGGCGGACCGGAGATACTGAAGCTCAAGAAGCTGGCGCAGGCGAAGCGATTCGACGAGCTGGAGGCGGCGTGGATTGCCGCGGCGGAGTCGGGCGATATGAGCACCGAGGACGTGATGATCGTGCTCGGGGTGCTGGTGCGTCAGAAGGAGACGGCGACGGCGGAGACGCTGGCGTGGTGCCTGCTGAGCGCCTGGAGCGAGCGGAAGGGGGCGCCGGCGACGCTGGTGGCGGCCAAGCGGATCGCGACGGCGTTGGAGGGCGGGAGCATTCGATCGGAGACGGCTGAGTTGTGCCGGAAGGTTTACGCCGAGCTTCCGAACCGCGATACGCTGATCGATATGACGGTGCTGCGGGAGGCGACGCCGCTGGCGGAGGCGTTGGCGGAGATGGAGCTGATGGCGGCGTTGCCGCCGGGGAGTTTCGTCCGCGACCGGAACCTCAGCGCGCCCGGCCAGGTGGTCGGGCTGGACCCGGAGCGCAAGGCGTTGATCGTGAATATCGGCGGTCAGGAGCGGCGGTACGAGGGTCAGTCGCTGGGCCGGCTCTCGGCGATGGCGGCGGACGATTTCAAGGCGCTGCTGATTTTCGACCGGCCGCGTCTGGCGGCGGTGGCGGCGGAGGACCCGGAGCGGTTCACGATGTTGATCCTTCGGGAGTTCGGGCCGGCGCTCAAGTTCCGGGAGCTCAAGGCCCACGTGGCGGAGATCATCGGGGAGTCGGCGTGGTCGTCGTGGTGGTCGGAGGCGAAGCTGCGGATCAGCCGTTCGCCCATGATCGACATGAGTTCGAGCAGCCAGCCGACGTTCGAGCTGCGGAACCGTCCGATCAGCCACGCCCAGTACATTCGCCACCAGCTCGACACGGCGGGCAATCTGGATGAAAAGTGTGCCCGGGTGTTCGATTACGCCCGTGAGCTGTCGGCGGGCGCGGAGGCGGACGGCGAGGTCGTGGCGTTTCTGGACACGGAACTGGCCCGGGCGGCTGGGGAGTCGAAGGAAGGGTACGTGAAGGTGGCGGTCGAGGCGGCCCGCGAAGAGCTGGCCCGCGCCGCCGGTCGTGAGTTGGCGGCGCCGGCGGTGAAGCTGGCGGAGGTGATCGCGGGGGAGTCTGACCTGTCGGTGATGATGACGCCGGCGACCAACGATGAGGTGGCGCGGTGCGCCCTGTCGTGGGCTCGCGGGCAGTTGGGGGAGAACTGGAAGCCGTTTTTCGCCGACATCTTGCCGGGCAGTCCGGCGGCGGTGTGCGAATGGCTTGCCCAGGAGTTGCTGGCGGCAGGGGAAGGGCACCGTCTGGCGGTGTCGGCGGAGGCGGTGGTGGGTTCGCCGGATCGTTACCCACGGGCGGCGCTGTGGTTGTGGAAAGCGGTGACGGGGAGCCCGAAGGCGGCGTTCGCGGAGCGGATTGACGGGGCGGCGGCGTTGAACGCGGTTTTGGCGGCGGCGGCGGTGGTGAAGCGCACCCCGCCGTTCGCCGACGGCGAGTACGTCAAGAAGGTGGCGGCGATGATCCGAGGGGCCCTTTCGGCGGGCAAGTTCGAGCCGGTTCGGGTGGTGCTGGAGGACACCAGCGCCGAGCGGGTCGGGTGTTTGCGGGAGGTGGTGCAGCGGAACCCGGGGCTGACGGAGATTCTGCGGAACGACCTTCTGCGGGTGTTCCACCACGCCCATCCGAAGCTGTTCGTCAAAGAAGTGCCGGCGTGGCAGGAGGATGCGATCTACACGACGGCGGAGGCGTTCGGGCGTCAGCAGGAGGCGTTCGCGCACCTGGTGAACGTCAAGATCGCGGAGAATGCCAAGGCGATCGGGGAGGCGGCGGCTCGGGGCGACCTGTCGGAGAACGCGGAGTTCACGGCGGCTTTGGAGGAGCGGGACCGGCTGACGGAGCGGGCGACCCGGATGCGTGAGGAGTTGACGAAGGCGAGGATTCTGGAGCCTGGATCGGTGCGGACGGACCACGTGACGATCGGGACGCGGGTGCGGGCGGAGAACGTCCAGAGCGGCCAGGTCGAGGATTTCACGTTTTTGGGTCCGTGGGACGCCGAGCCGGAGCGGCGGGTCTTTTCGTACCAAGCCCGGCTTTCGCAAGCATTTATGGGAAGGAAGGTCGGTGAGGTGGTGGAATTCTCGGCTGAGGGAACGAACCTGAACTGGAAGATCGCGGAGATCGAAGCCGTCGTGTGACCCCCCGGTCGGTCGGCTGCAGATCCAAAAAGAAAGGGAAGCCGTCCTGCGACGGCTTCCCTTTTTCAAGTTTTTGCGGAAACGAGTGGTCTAGTAGCGTCCACCGCGACCGCCACGGCCGCCGCCGCCGCCGTACCCACCGCGGCCGCCGCCACCGCTGCCGCCACGGGGACGGTCTTCGCGGGGCCTGGCCTCATTGACGGTGAGGGTCCGGCCGTTGACTTCCTTGCCGTTGAGGGCGTCGATCGCGGCCTGGGCTTCGTCATCGTTGCCCATTTCGACGAATCCGAAACCCTTGCTGCGGCCGGTGCTGCGGTCGATGATGACCTGAGCGCTTTCGACGGTGCCGTAGGCGCCGAAGAGTTCTTCCAGCGACGAGTCATTCGTGTCGTAGCTCATGTTGCCCACATACAGTTTCTTGCCCATAGCATTCTCCAATGACTAGGCGGTTCCGACCTGAGTTTTACTTTCCAGGTCAATACGAAAGGGGTCATAATTCCGACCCGGGAAGGCGGTTAGGCGACTGGCGGTTTTTGATGGGATCATGAAAGTAATCTGTCAATGCCCTGCTTCATTCGACTGACCAACCGATGATATGATAGCATGACCCTGGATATTTATCAAACGTAAAAAGAGCAAGGAAATTCGTTTTTATTTGTCGGTCGTTTTCTGACCAACAGCGAGTGATGGGCGACACCGGAATACATTCTTCTATAACTGTATATTATATAATAATTACTGTAATGTTAACTCTATGGCGCCACGGGCATCAGCAAGGGCGATTCGGTCACTCCCTGGTCACCTGGAACGCAAAAATTTTCATATTCTTCATTTCGAACCGCAGGTAGACTGCTTTGCCCGTCAAAACCGAAAGATCGCCGTTGCCGCGCCAGGTGACGGGAGCGTCGGTGCGGTTGGCGGTGACGGGGTCGGCGTTTTCGAGGCGGAAACCGGGGATGCCGGGCATGGCGCCGAAGTGGCCGCCGAGCGGCGGGTGTTCGGTCAGTTCGACCTTGATGTAGGCGTCGGCGGCGCCGCCTTCCTTGCGGCTGCAGTTGATGCGGAGGCGATTGCCTTCGAGGAGGAATTCGCGGGTCAGGAGGAAGCCGGTCTGGTCGCCGGCCTCCTGGGCGGCGAAGCGGTCGCGGCGGATCATGGCGACGCCCATGCCGCCGGCCATATTTTCATCGTATTGCGGGGCGACGGTGCCGGTGAAGTAGATCAGGAGGTGGTCGCCGTGGGGGACGGGGGGGCAACTGACGGTGATTTGTCCGCCGTCCCAGTCGCCTTCGCGGCCGCGGGCCAGGAAGGGCTGACGCGACCAGAACCGCTGCCAGTGCAGGCCGTCGCGGCTGACGGCCAGGCGGGTCTCGTTGGCCCCGCGGTCGTCGCCTTCCATGGCGTGGTAGAGCATGAGGAACTGGCCGGCGTAGCGGAAGACCAAGCAGGCGTCGTAGTCGGGCGTGTCGCGTTCGTCGGGGACCATGACGGTGCGCGGGTAGGACCAGTGGACGAAGTCGTCACTGGTCATGGCGGCGACGCGGCGGCGCATGTGGCGGTGGGCGATCTTGCGGCCGGCTCCGTACATGTGGATGGGCCGGCAGTAGAGGATCCAACGCTTCCGCTCCGGGTCGTACACGACGTGGTTTTCGCAGTCGCTGTGGTAGTCGAGGATGTGGTTCTCGCCGGTGAGCTTCCAGCGGAGGCCATCGGGCGAGACGGCGAGGTTCACGCCGCTTTGGAGTTCGCCGGCGAGCGGCCGGGCCTCGAGGCAGATCATCTTGTAGCGTCTGGCCTGGTCGGTTTCGGCTTCGTCTCGCCAGACCTGTACGCCCTGGACCCGCTGGCGGTGC
The window above is part of the Phycisphaerae bacterium genome. Proteins encoded here:
- a CDS encoding sugar phosphate isomerase/epimerase, with amino-acid sequence MTRQTDISIATSFQYQMPLDRQIPCVAQAGFSSVSLGGRVGHSGYPDRAARRRIKSQLAECSLGVASLHAPPLDGADAARDVRTAIEAAADFGARFVVAHAGPFACGSDDVDRRLDAVLAACHALAPVLDGCGVRLAIENVLPGPATELARRALHRLDPARFGLCYDSSHDQIDGPRPFDLIDEFAGRIFMVHLSDRIRPHVDHVIPGEGFIDWPEMCNALRQAEYRGPVLMEVMMQHSRHQDTDAFLSAAYAAGLDTQNRMFGRPTSIPPVE
- a CDS encoding isoprenylcysteine carboxylmethyltransferase family protein, with protein sequence MKQNSLHRGNLRDVVILLAAGSAPFFPAPAWLIATALIVLAAASLLRILTKATLVRNEVLCTDGVYSLVRHPYYLANFLVDAALCLLSGNIVLVFLYPFLFFWAYAPALRDEERILADRFGNEHLNWSLAVPQVLPSSNLLSWLAHPLRSVSRSRITAKELGRVALAWSAAALIILVHGLLAGGLPRTVPSLPILLLALTAAILFVIGQVLMRWTHPLTAIADDVDLLAAAWRDGRPDPALDRIAEKIDRYAQRSPRLREIQRFFEALRAARPGSAPIAVECSDLPRWIDEALADVRQHLLSRPGRHDPQWSRRIGEFRCERPDNQPIPTLPAVRPSHEPVGVRFALYQLVHYAMIHGRSPLQIAIFSQNHDPAPTLCFRVSFLARHPLPEPAELRERLFHPARIQGPTLGLFLARRLIEKLCSGRLDLAETDTSAERLTLDLQWPTADPVPTHSRAVEYPPQPSTPSQDTPARPANP
- a CDS encoding polysaccharide deacetylase family protein → MTWKNGKQWVYSITYDEGCADLLKHAVPLHRRYGIPGHVALVASQIGVPRNVPGSSYNGMMILSAEQIRQLRDEGWGVSCHGMTHALITQDNVQFELYESRTLLEKQLGMPVTTFCLPGDNSHQPIVHQHAADAGYLANLTIYDDINTAQTDLLRLARCPLHTQYPPPFHSAFDPYKRLHQAADAGGWIIDYCHCPTPGQPIHPAKDCTTEQLDQRFETVRRVGGDDVWLAEPNEVVRYILNERNSR
- a CDS encoding RNA-binding protein yields the protein MGKKLYVGNMSYDTNDSSLEELFGAYGTVESAQVIIDRSTGRSKGFGFVEMGNDDEAQAAIDALNGKEVNGRTLTVNEARPREDRPRGGSGGGGRGGYGGGGGRGGRGGRY